Proteins from a genomic interval of Kitasatospora herbaricolor:
- a CDS encoding DsbA family oxidoreductase: MKVEIYSDIACPWCYIGKRRFEQALAGFEGRAGVEVVYRPYQLVPDAPEAATPHRAWLAERYGPQSVAMDARVTELGRAEGITYDFDTALHTNTFLGHRLLHLALTEYGAEVQGALKEGLLKAHFSDGADIGDRARLTEIAVAAGLDGERVAGYLAGEEGVEDVRAQLAEARELGISAVPTFVFEGKWAVQGGQEAETFRKVLEQVAAETSALVQAAPDADSCADGACAV; the protein is encoded by the coding sequence ATGAAGGTCGAGATCTACTCCGACATCGCCTGCCCGTGGTGCTACATCGGGAAGCGCCGCTTCGAGCAGGCCCTGGCCGGCTTCGAGGGCCGGGCCGGCGTCGAGGTGGTCTACCGGCCGTACCAGCTCGTCCCGGACGCCCCCGAGGCGGCGACCCCGCACCGGGCCTGGCTGGCCGAGCGCTACGGGCCGCAGTCGGTCGCGATGGACGCCCGGGTGACCGAGCTGGGACGGGCCGAGGGCATCACCTACGACTTCGACACCGCCCTGCACACCAACACCTTCCTGGGGCACCGGCTGCTGCACCTCGCCCTGACCGAGTACGGCGCCGAGGTCCAGGGCGCGCTCAAGGAGGGCCTGCTGAAGGCCCACTTCAGCGACGGCGCGGACATCGGCGACCGGGCCCGGCTCACCGAGATCGCGGTGGCGGCCGGCCTCGACGGCGAGCGGGTGGCCGGCTACCTGGCCGGCGAGGAGGGCGTCGAGGACGTCCGGGCCCAGCTCGCCGAGGCCCGGGAGCTCGGCATCAGCGCCGTGCCGACCTTCGTCTTCGAGGGCAAGTGGGCCGTCCAGGGCGGCCAGGAGGCCGAGACCTTCCGCAAGGTCCTGGAGCAGGTGGCGGCCGAGACGTCCGCCCTGGTCCAGGCGGCGCCCGACGCCGACTCCTGCGCGGACGGCGCCTGCGCGGTCTGA
- a CDS encoding universal stress protein produces the protein MVTSPDQPTPVLTVTGGPPAVGPSGVLAACDGSDGSLWALERAMTEAELFRLPLYVLAVVNPSPVGYPPGMAELVRESVEQLVESMADGLRRSVAAVQRARSRPYEGELALHVVLGNVIEVLLASAVSQHTLVVGTRGNGGFNRLLLGSVSTAAVHHAACPVLVVPPPPAR, from the coding sequence ATGGTGACCAGCCCGGACCAGCCCACGCCCGTCCTGACGGTGACCGGCGGGCCGCCCGCTGTCGGCCCGTCCGGAGTGCTGGCCGCCTGCGACGGCTCGGACGGCTCGCTCTGGGCGCTGGAGCGGGCGATGACCGAGGCCGAGCTGTTCCGGCTGCCGCTCTACGTGCTGGCGGTGGTCAACCCCTCCCCGGTCGGCTACCCGCCGGGGATGGCGGAGCTGGTGCGGGAGAGCGTCGAGCAGCTGGTCGAGAGCATGGCGGACGGCCTGCGGCGCTCGGTGGCGGCCGTGCAGCGGGCGCGCTCCCGGCCGTACGAGGGGGAGCTGGCGCTGCACGTGGTGCTGGGCAACGTGATCGAGGTGCTGCTGGCGTCCGCGGTCAGCCAGCACACGCTGGTGGTCGGCACCCGTGGCAACGGCGGGTTCAACCGGCTGCTGCTGGGGTCGGTGAGCACGGCGGCGGTGCACCACGCGGCCTGCCCGGTGCTGGTCGTCCCCCCGCCGCCGGCGCGCTGA
- a CDS encoding TROVE domain-containing protein, translating to MSRFNVRRARPAPVSPVTTTGRPAVNHEGGTGFLRDEKSELFLLAVANLVGVDTFYEKGGERDDRYTALVRELAVADPEWTLGLLRWLRYGARLRTAALVGAAEFTRARLDAGAPGFSRQVVDAVLQRADEPGELLAYWTSKYGRALPKPLKRGVADAVRRLYDGRALLKYDTASKGFRFGDVLELTHPSPDPAKPWQGALFKYALDRRHHPEDAVPPAADRLLTANRELLALPVAERRAAVTAEGGAERLAAAGLTWEALAGWLQGPLDAAVWEAVLPSMGPMALVRNLRNFDRAGVPDEVAATVAARIRDRGEVARSKQFPFRYWAAYKHAPSLRWADALEKALALSLANVPALPGRTLILVDRSPSMFPGYGYSTPNRSDIPLAEQAAVFGAALALRAEAPTLVQFGMRSEELPVPRGGSVLRLIERFGEIEGTDIPSAVKQHYAAHDRVVVVTDEQTRAGWLPSNCHGHWGGMPETRIDDLVPADVPVYMWNMAGYRAGATVSGSANRHTFGGLTDAAFGLIPLLEAGADAGWPWETRRHG from the coding sequence ATGTCGCGCTTCAACGTCCGCCGGGCCCGGCCCGCACCCGTGTCGCCGGTGACCACCACCGGCCGGCCGGCCGTCAACCACGAGGGCGGCACCGGGTTCCTCCGGGACGAGAAGTCCGAGCTCTTCCTGCTGGCGGTGGCCAACCTGGTGGGGGTCGACACCTTCTACGAGAAGGGCGGCGAGCGCGACGACCGCTACACGGCGCTGGTCCGCGAACTCGCCGTCGCCGACCCGGAGTGGACCCTGGGCCTGCTCCGCTGGCTGCGGTACGGCGCCCGGCTGCGCACCGCCGCACTGGTCGGCGCCGCCGAGTTCACCCGGGCCCGGCTGGACGCCGGGGCGCCCGGCTTCTCCCGCCAGGTGGTGGACGCCGTGCTGCAGCGCGCGGACGAGCCGGGCGAGCTGCTCGCCTACTGGACCTCCAAGTACGGCCGGGCCCTGCCGAAGCCGCTCAAGCGCGGCGTCGCCGACGCCGTGCGCCGGCTCTACGACGGCCGGGCGCTGCTGAAGTACGACACCGCCTCCAAGGGATTCCGCTTCGGCGACGTGCTGGAGCTGACCCACCCCTCGCCGGACCCGGCCAAGCCGTGGCAGGGCGCCCTGTTCAAGTACGCGCTGGACCGCCGCCACCACCCCGAGGACGCCGTGCCGCCGGCCGCCGACCGGCTGCTGACCGCCAACCGCGAGCTGCTGGCGCTGCCGGTCGCCGAGCGCCGGGCCGCCGTGACGGCCGAGGGCGGTGCCGAACGGCTCGCCGCCGCGGGCCTGACCTGGGAGGCGCTGGCCGGCTGGCTGCAGGGCCCGCTGGACGCGGCCGTCTGGGAGGCGGTCCTCCCGTCGATGGGCCCGATGGCGCTCGTCCGGAACCTGCGCAACTTCGACCGGGCCGGCGTCCCGGACGAGGTCGCCGCCACGGTGGCGGCACGGATCCGCGACAGGGGCGAGGTGGCCCGCTCCAAGCAGTTCCCGTTCCGCTACTGGGCCGCGTACAAGCACGCGCCGTCCCTGCGCTGGGCCGACGCGCTGGAGAAGGCGCTCGCGCTGTCGCTGGCCAACGTCCCGGCGCTGCCCGGCCGGACGCTGATCCTGGTCGACCGCTCGCCGTCGATGTTCCCGGGCTACGGCTATTCCACGCCCAACAGGTCGGACATCCCGCTGGCCGAGCAGGCCGCCGTCTTCGGGGCGGCGCTCGCGCTGCGGGCCGAGGCGCCGACGCTGGTGCAGTTCGGCATGCGCAGCGAGGAGTTGCCCGTCCCCCGGGGCGGCAGCGTGCTGCGGCTGATCGAGAGGTTCGGGGAGATCGAGGGCACCGACATCCCGTCCGCCGTGAAGCAGCACTACGCGGCGCACGACCGGGTGGTCGTGGTGACCGACGAGCAGACCCGGGCGGGCTGGCTGCCGTCCAACTGCCACGGGCACTGGGGCGGCATGCCCGAGACCCGGATCGACGACCTGGTCCCGGCCGACGTCCCGGTCTACATGTGGAACATGGCCGGTTACCGGGCCGGCGCCACCGTCTCCGGCAGCGCGAACCGGCACACCTTCGGGGGTCTCACCGACGCGGCCTTCGGGCTGATCCCGCTGCTGGAGGCCGGGGCGGACGCCGGCTGGCCCTGGGAGACGCGGCGGCACGGCTAG
- the trmB gene encoding tRNA (guanosine(46)-N7)-methyltransferase TrmB, with the protein MTATAPVPQPSPSVRLSAAPAGYPAPMYPHRATEAQHSERRIRSFQPRRGRMTNAQAGALDRGWEQYGIAIDGSPLSLPELFGGLPVTLEIGFGMGETTAAMAAADPGTGILAADVHTPGHGNLLQLLERAGSTNVRPAAGDAVILLRDMLPDASLAGLRVYFADPWPKPKHHKRRLVQPSFLDLVLPRLAPGALVHCATDWEPYAEQMLAVLSASPELENLHPEGDGTGWLEPSEHPAGSVPGYAPRPDWRPVTKFERAGIAKGHVVHDLLFRRR; encoded by the coding sequence GTGACTGCCACCGCTCCCGTCCCCCAGCCCTCCCCCTCCGTCCGGCTCTCCGCCGCACCGGCGGGGTACCCCGCGCCGATGTACCCGCACCGGGCCACCGAGGCCCAGCACAGCGAGCGGCGGATCCGCAGCTTCCAGCCGCGCCGGGGCCGGATGACCAACGCCCAGGCCGGTGCGCTGGACCGGGGCTGGGAGCAGTACGGGATCGCGATCGACGGCAGTCCGCTGTCGCTGCCCGAGCTGTTCGGCGGCCTGCCGGTGACCCTGGAGATCGGCTTCGGCATGGGCGAGACGACGGCCGCGATGGCCGCCGCCGACCCGGGGACGGGCATCCTCGCCGCCGATGTGCACACCCCCGGTCACGGCAACCTGCTCCAGTTGCTGGAGCGGGCCGGCTCGACCAACGTGCGGCCGGCCGCCGGTGACGCGGTGATCCTGCTCCGCGACATGCTGCCCGACGCCTCGCTGGCCGGGCTGCGGGTCTACTTCGCCGACCCGTGGCCGAAGCCGAAGCACCACAAGCGCCGGCTGGTCCAGCCGTCCTTCCTGGACCTCGTGCTGCCCCGGCTCGCCCCCGGCGCTCTGGTGCACTGCGCGACCGACTGGGAGCCGTACGCCGAGCAGATGCTGGCGGTGCTCTCCGCCTCCCCCGAGCTGGAGAACCTGCACCCGGAGGGTGACGGCACGGGCTGGCTGGAGCCGTCCGAGCACCCCGCCGGCAGCGTGCCCGGCTACGCGCCGCGGCCCGACTGGCGGCCGGTGACGAAGTTCGAGCGGGCCGGCATCGCCAAGGGGCACGTGGTGCACGACCTGCTGTTCCGCCGCCGCTGA
- a CDS encoding asparagine synthase-related protein, protein MRWLTGWSGTAPRAGAPAHETPGAVRPIAARTLWAGVNPLWAVGDWRPEEIRLVTLRPGGPAVVSTGAPLPDPVEDTPATTRLAVLGHCGASDAELAAGLAAARGGAVRHLSTWPGSYTAVLRTGTRSTLLLTDLSGALPVFHTPWCGGTAYATAALPLADLVGAPIDAGHLAARLACPESPEALGTGTPYLGVQRVPPGHVLAVRGGRPYTASYDEPAGGPPPRGEAPAVRELTRALLEAVRSRVRPSAPGSPAAPRAAAGPAPERPRLGADLSYGTASATVALLAAAVPPGPAPSAAGAGPQAVPSAPAPAGAAGLPLPGPRSEAGERARSGAIKGSWARPPAQGPAEPEPLAAVTFGEPDGPAVPGGSAVLLPGTPRLRHTVLAVTPRTLPFVGAGADPLAGRLTDEPGPGLVSAARAEARFAAGGADHLTGYGARQVLDGHPARLADLIRAGRPRELLPPVAALAGADRALAGVLAGAVRTPVTVLRAAHRLSRVRYADALDDAAVRLTARRGAGAAATAGAGTAGGLAWCVPGPAARWLSDEALSAVALRLRLAARGPAPAEHPGARRARQALHRHAAAYRTLLQAAEQPGQRLHAPFLDNQVVRAARLLPDQVRLQPGARHTLLHAVLAGAGRTDLPADWGRGGRPDADGPARTGLRLAADGMAELFDRPLLAEAGLIDLAAVRRSLRLAAEPGAAPTPETLAGIAELVSTELWLRRVRARRHGSCWTGLPLAERVALAAARFA, encoded by the coding sequence ATGCGGTGGCTGACGGGCTGGAGCGGGACTGCGCCCAGGGCGGGCGCGCCGGCCCACGAGACCCCGGGCGCGGTCCGCCCGATCGCCGCCCGCACCCTCTGGGCGGGCGTCAACCCCCTCTGGGCGGTGGGCGACTGGCGTCCCGAGGAGATCCGGCTGGTCACCCTGCGGCCCGGCGGCCCGGCCGTGGTCAGCACCGGCGCCCCGCTGCCCGACCCGGTCGAGGACACCCCAGCCACCACCCGCCTCGCCGTCCTCGGCCACTGCGGGGCCTCCGACGCCGAACTCGCCGCCGGCCTGGCCGCCGCGCGCGGCGGCGCCGTCCGCCACCTCAGCACCTGGCCCGGCAGCTACACCGCGGTCCTGCGCACCGGCACCCGCAGCACCCTGCTGCTGACCGACCTGTCCGGCGCCCTCCCCGTCTTCCACACGCCCTGGTGCGGGGGCACCGCGTACGCGACCGCGGCGCTGCCGCTCGCCGACCTGGTCGGCGCCCCGATCGACGCCGGCCACCTGGCCGCCCGGCTGGCCTGCCCGGAGTCGCCGGAGGCGCTCGGCACCGGCACCCCGTACCTGGGGGTCCAGCGGGTGCCGCCCGGGCACGTGCTGGCCGTCCGCGGCGGCCGGCCGTACACCGCCTCGTACGACGAGCCCGCGGGCGGCCCGCCGCCGCGCGGGGAGGCACCGGCGGTCCGGGAGCTCACCCGCGCCCTGCTGGAGGCCGTGCGCTCCCGGGTGCGCCCGTCCGCCCCGGGCTCGCCGGCGGCCCCGCGGGCAGCGGCCGGCCCGGCACCGGAGCGTCCGCGGCTCGGCGCCGACCTCTCCTACGGAACGGCCTCGGCCACCGTCGCCCTGCTCGCCGCCGCCGTGCCGCCCGGCCCCGCGCCGTCGGCGGCCGGTGCGGGCCCGCAGGCCGTCCCGTCGGCCCCGGCGCCGGCCGGTGCGGCCGGCCTGCCGCTGCCCGGTCCCAGGTCCGAGGCCGGCGAGCGGGCCAGGTCCGGGGCGATCAAGGGCTCCTGGGCGCGCCCGCCCGCGCAGGGCCCGGCCGAGCCGGAGCCGCTGGCTGCCGTCACCTTCGGCGAGCCGGACGGCCCGGCCGTCCCGGGCGGGAGCGCCGTCCTGCTGCCCGGCACCCCGCGGCTGCGGCACACCGTGCTGGCGGTGACCCCGCGCACGCTCCCGTTCGTCGGGGCGGGAGCCGACCCGCTGGCGGGCCGGCTGACCGACGAACCCGGCCCCGGCCTGGTCTCCGCGGCCCGCGCCGAGGCCAGGTTCGCGGCCGGCGGCGCCGACCACCTCACCGGCTACGGTGCCCGGCAGGTCCTGGACGGTCACCCGGCCCGGCTGGCCGACCTGATCCGGGCGGGCCGCCCGCGCGAGCTGCTGCCCCCGGTCGCCGCGCTGGCCGGGGCCGACCGCGCGCTGGCGGGCGTCCTGGCCGGCGCCGTCCGGACGCCGGTGACGGTGCTGCGGGCCGCCCACCGGCTGTCCCGGGTCCGCTACGCCGACGCGCTGGACGACGCCGCCGTGCGGCTCACCGCCCGGCGGGGCGCCGGCGCCGCGGCCACGGCCGGTGCCGGGACGGCGGGCGGACTCGCCTGGTGCGTGCCCGGCCCGGCCGCCCGCTGGCTCTCCGACGAGGCGCTCTCCGCGGTCGCGCTGCGGCTGCGGCTGGCCGCCCGCGGGCCCGCCCCGGCCGAGCACCCGGGCGCCCGGCGGGCCCGGCAGGCGCTGCACCGGCACGCCGCCGCGTACCGGACCCTGCTGCAGGCCGCCGAGCAGCCCGGCCAGCGGCTGCACGCGCCCTTCCTGGACAACCAGGTGGTGCGGGCGGCCCGGCTGCTGCCCGACCAGGTCCGGTTGCAGCCCGGTGCCCGGCACACCCTGCTGCACGCGGTGCTGGCCGGCGCCGGCCGCACCGACCTGCCCGCCGACTGGGGGCGCGGCGGGCGCCCCGACGCCGACGGGCCGGCCAGGACCGGCCTGCGGCTGGCGGCGGACGGGATGGCCGAGCTGTTCGACCGGCCGCTGCTGGCCGAGGCCGGGCTGATCGACCTGGCGGCCGTCCGGCGGAGCCTGCGGCTGGCGGCCGAGCCGGGCGCCGCGCCGACGCCCGAGACCCTGGCCGGGATCGCCGAGCTGGTCTCCACCGAACTCTGGCTGCGCCGGGTCCGGGCCCGCCGGCACGGCTCCTGCTGGACGGGCCTGCCGCTCGCCGAACGCGTGGCGCTCGCGGCGGCGCGCTTCGCCTGA
- the lhgO gene encoding L-2-hydroxyglutarate oxidase: MRYDFDVLVVGGGIVGLSTAYALTLARPGLRLGVLEKEHGFATHQSGRNSGVIHSGVYYRPGSLKAGYAVGGAAEMVEFCREQGVPYEVTGKLIVATGRAELPRLHALAARGRANGIPVTELGPARIAEHEPEVAGLAALHVATTGVCDFPAVARGYARLAGEAGAALLPGTELRAVARRADGVTVRTSAGELRCAVLVNCAGLHSDRVARLAGDDPGVRIVPFRGEYYELAPGRRDLVRGLVYPVPDPAFPFLGVHLTRGVHGDVHVGPNAVPALAREGYDWRTVRPRDLAGTLAFPGAWRIARRHWRYEAGELHRSLSKRAFTTAVRRLLPAVTEADLVPAAAGVRAQAVARDGSLLDDFAFAGFDPEDPRSTRRLVHVLNAPSPAATASLPIGREVARRALAALAAGG, from the coding sequence GTGCGGTACGACTTCGACGTGCTGGTGGTGGGCGGCGGCATCGTCGGCCTCTCCACGGCGTACGCGCTCACCCTGGCCCGGCCGGGGCTGCGGCTCGGCGTGCTGGAGAAGGAGCACGGCTTCGCCACCCACCAGAGCGGCCGCAACAGCGGGGTGATCCACAGCGGGGTCTACTACCGGCCGGGCTCGCTCAAGGCCGGGTACGCGGTGGGGGGAGCCGCCGAGATGGTGGAGTTCTGCCGCGAGCAGGGCGTCCCGTACGAGGTGACCGGCAAGCTGATCGTCGCCACCGGGCGGGCCGAACTGCCCCGGCTGCACGCGCTGGCCGCCCGCGGGCGGGCGAACGGCATCCCGGTCACCGAGCTGGGGCCGGCGCGGATCGCCGAGCACGAGCCGGAGGTGGCGGGGCTGGCCGCGCTGCACGTGGCCACCACCGGCGTCTGCGACTTCCCCGCGGTCGCCCGCGGGTACGCCCGGCTGGCCGGGGAGGCCGGGGCGGCGCTGCTGCCGGGCACCGAGCTGCGGGCGGTGGCCCGCCGGGCGGACGGCGTGACCGTGCGGACCTCCGCCGGGGAGCTGCGCTGCGCGGTGCTGGTGAACTGCGCGGGCCTGCACAGCGACCGGGTGGCCCGGCTGGCCGGGGACGACCCGGGGGTGCGGATCGTGCCGTTCCGCGGCGAGTACTACGAGCTGGCCCCGGGGCGCCGGGACCTGGTGCGCGGGCTGGTCTACCCGGTGCCGGACCCGGCCTTCCCGTTCCTCGGCGTGCACCTCACCCGGGGTGTCCACGGCGATGTGCACGTCGGCCCGAACGCGGTGCCGGCCCTGGCCCGCGAGGGCTACGACTGGCGCACGGTCCGCCCCCGCGACCTGGCCGGGACGCTGGCCTTCCCCGGCGCCTGGCGGATCGCCCGGCGGCACTGGCGCTACGAGGCCGGCGAGCTGCACCGCTCGCTGTCCAAGCGGGCCTTCACCACGGCCGTCCGCCGTCTGCTGCCGGCCGTGACCGAGGCGGACCTGGTGCCGGCCGCCGCCGGGGTCCGGGCGCAGGCCGTGGCGAGGGACGGCTCGCTACTGGACGACTTCGCGTTCGCCGGCTTCGACCCGGAGGACCCGCGCTCCACCCGCCGCCTGGTGCACGTGCTGAACGCCCCCTCGCCGGCCGCCACCGCCTCGCTGCCGATCGGCCGGGAGGTGGCCCGGCGGGCGCTGGCGGCGCTGGCGGCGGGCGGCTGA
- a CDS encoding PrsW family intramembrane metalloprotease — protein MSSPFSGRSARPAAAAAEAPDAPTRTAGTRTIPGPRTRGAHRPLPLTGWAAAVSLAPPAPAAVPGSTRAAAPARPAGVRTEPGPAVRPDADAAGSRRRHPVLRHPALTSVTAGAVLALAGCAVLILHLVRRQTGTTGLFVGLGLALLPLPFVLGALAWLNQTARVPLRHLLFCLAWGSSAATTVAILANGWASDFLIAHQGLRGETLGADFATPLIEESAKGAALLLLLLPVRRRLRCHAERGCAVLLRRGAAARPRLRVNLPPRAYARLRSVVHARPHLRLRPYLRPLPYLRPYPRTRTHPRARSRPRTLAAGIVLGGVTACGFAFTENALYLGRAFTDDQQQRLDSIGLGETPSLRDFDGTVQTFVLRGLLSPFAHPLFTALTGLGLAITLTTGRRWPARLAAPGGLLLAMALHGTWNAAAGLGTHGFLLVYGTLMVPCFAALVSFAVWARARTVRHAGGRAAPGRAAASRADLSRAAAAAAPGHDKPPGSPSEDPPATVRPAPPAAG, from the coding sequence GTGAGCAGCCCGTTCAGCGGGAGGTCCGCCCGCCCGGCGGCCGCCGCCGCTGAAGCCCCGGACGCACCCACGCGCACCGCCGGCACCCGGACGATCCCGGGGCCCAGGACCCGCGGGGCCCACCGGCCGCTGCCACTGACCGGATGGGCCGCCGCGGTCTCGCTCGCCCCGCCCGCCCCCGCGGCCGTCCCGGGGAGCACCCGGGCGGCCGCGCCCGCGAGGCCCGCCGGCGTCCGGACGGAGCCCGGCCCCGCCGTGCGCCCGGACGCCGACGCGGCGGGGAGCCGGCGACGGCACCCGGTGCTGCGGCACCCCGCGCTGACCTCCGTCACCGCCGGGGCGGTCCTGGCGCTGGCCGGCTGCGCGGTGCTGATCCTGCACCTGGTGCGGCGCCAGACCGGCACCACCGGGCTGTTCGTCGGCCTCGGGCTGGCCCTGCTGCCGCTGCCGTTCGTCCTGGGAGCGCTGGCCTGGCTCAACCAGACCGCCCGGGTGCCGCTGCGGCACCTGCTGTTCTGCCTGGCCTGGGGCTCCAGCGCGGCCACCACGGTGGCGATCCTGGCCAACGGCTGGGCCAGCGACTTCCTGATCGCCCACCAGGGGCTGCGCGGCGAGACGCTGGGCGCCGACTTCGCCACCCCGCTGATCGAGGAGAGCGCCAAGGGCGCCGCCCTGCTGCTGCTCCTGCTGCCGGTGCGCCGCCGGCTGCGCTGCCACGCCGAACGCGGCTGCGCGGTACTGCTGCGCCGGGGCGCGGCGGCCCGTCCACGGCTGCGCGTCAACCTGCCGCCGCGCGCCTACGCCCGCCTACGCAGCGTGGTGCACGCCCGCCCGCACCTGCGGCTGCGGCCCTACCTGCGGCCGCTGCCGTACCTGCGCCCCTACCCGCGGACCCGGACCCACCCGCGCGCCCGCTCCCGCCCGCGCACGCTGGCCGCCGGGATCGTCCTGGGCGGGGTCACCGCCTGCGGCTTCGCGTTCACCGAGAACGCCCTGTACCTGGGCCGGGCCTTCACCGACGACCAGCAGCAGCGCCTGGACAGCATCGGCCTCGGCGAGACGCCCAGCCTGCGGGACTTCGACGGCACCGTGCAGACCTTCGTGCTGCGCGGCCTGCTGTCCCCCTTCGCCCATCCGCTGTTCACCGCGCTGACCGGTCTCGGCCTGGCGATCACGCTGACCACCGGCCGCCGCTGGCCGGCCCGGCTGGCGGCCCCGGGCGGGCTGCTGCTGGCGATGGCCCTGCACGGCACCTGGAACGCCGCCGCGGGCCTGGGTACCCACGGCTTCCTGCTGGTGTACGGGACGCTGATGGTGCCGTGCTTCGCCGCCCTGGTCTCGTTCGCGGTGTGGGCCCGGGCCCGGACGGTGCGGCACGCCGGCGGCCGGGCGGCACCGGGCCGGGCCGCCGCCTCCCGGGCGGACCTCTCCCGGGCGGCTGCCGCGGCCGCGCCCGGACACGACAAGCCGCCCGGCAGCCCGTCCGAGGACCCGCCGGCGACGGTCCGGCCCGCCCCGCCGGCGGCCGGCTGA
- a CDS encoding MFS transporter, whose protein sequence is MTVSPRGPNERLGTLLTLAQISNAGLARRVNDLGAQRGLTLRYDKTSVARWVSKGMVPQGPVPHLIATAIGGKLGRPVPLEEIGLGDTDPTPELGLAFPREVSEAVRSATDLWRVDLDLRRGPGGGRWSDSLAGTFSVSAYATPVSRWLITPADGSVAREAPPSTADLASYRVGHSDAVKLREAAQEARRWDSKYGGGDWRSSMVPECLRVEAAPLLLASYSDAVGRALFGATAELTRLAGWMAFDTGQHEAAQRYYIQALRLARAAADVPLGGYVLASMSLQAGYRGFAEEAVDLAQAALERNRGLATARTMSFFHLVEARAQAKARNAAACATALGAAESALERARAGDCDPAWIDFYAYDRLAADAAECFRDLGVPAKVRQFTREALARPTEGFVRSHGLRLVVSAMAEAEAGDLDAAVAAGERAVDVAGRISSQRSREYVVEMLGRLEPFKSERRVRELTERARAMLVAPA, encoded by the coding sequence ATGACCGTCAGCCCACGTGGACCGAACGAACGGCTCGGCACGCTCCTGACCCTCGCCCAGATCAGCAACGCCGGCCTGGCCCGTCGGGTCAACGACCTCGGCGCCCAACGGGGGTTGACACTTCGCTACGACAAGACCTCGGTGGCCCGCTGGGTCAGCAAGGGCATGGTGCCGCAGGGCCCTGTGCCGCACCTGATCGCCACCGCGATCGGCGGCAAGCTCGGCCGGCCCGTCCCGCTGGAGGAGATCGGCCTCGGCGACACCGACCCCACCCCCGAACTCGGCCTGGCCTTCCCGCGCGAGGTGTCGGAGGCGGTCCGATCGGCGACCGACCTGTGGCGGGTCGATCTGGACCTGCGGCGCGGGCCCGGCGGCGGCCGCTGGAGCGACAGCCTGGCGGGTACCTTCTCGGTCTCGGCGTACGCGACGCCGGTCTCCCGCTGGCTGATCACCCCCGCCGACGGCTCGGTGGCCCGCGAGGCGCCGCCCAGCACCGCCGACCTGGCCTCCTACCGGGTCGGGCACTCGGACGCGGTGAAGCTCCGCGAGGCGGCCCAGGAGGCCCGCCGCTGGGACTCCAAGTACGGCGGCGGGGACTGGCGTTCGTCGATGGTGCCGGAGTGCCTGCGGGTCGAGGCCGCGCCGCTGCTGCTGGCCTCGTACAGCGACGCGGTGGGCCGGGCGCTGTTCGGCGCGACCGCCGAACTGACCAGGCTGGCGGGGTGGATGGCCTTCGACACCGGCCAGCACGAGGCGGCGCAGCGGTACTACATCCAGGCGCTGCGCCTGGCCCGGGCGGCGGCCGACGTGCCGCTGGGCGGGTACGTGCTGGCCTCGATGAGTTTGCAGGCGGGCTACCGGGGCTTCGCGGAGGAGGCGGTGGACCTCGCGCAGGCGGCCCTGGAGCGCAACCGCGGGCTGGCGACGGCCCGGACGATGAGCTTCTTCCACCTGGTGGAGGCACGGGCCCAGGCGAAGGCCCGCAATGCGGCGGCGTGTGCGACGGCGCTCGGCGCGGCGGAGAGCGCGTTGGAACGGGCGCGCGCCGGGGACTGCGACCCGGCGTGGATCGACTTCTACGCCTACGACCGGCTGGCGGCCGACGCCGCCGAGTGCTTCCGGGACCTGGGCGTGCCGGCCAAGGTCCGCCAGTTCACCCGCGAGGCGCTGGCCAGGCCCACCGAGGGGTTCGTCCGCTCGCACGGGCTGCGGCTGGTGGTCTCCGCGATGGCCGAGGCCGAGGCCGGCGACCTGGACGCGGCGGTGGCGGCCGGCGAGCGCGCGGTCGACGTGGCCGGCCGGATCTCCTCCCAGCGCAGCCGCGAGTACGTGGTCGAGATGCTGGGCCGGCTGGAGCCCTTCAAGAGCGAGCGGCGGGTCCGGGAGCTGACCGAGCGGGCGCGGGCGATGCTGGTGGCCCCGGCCTGA